From the genome of Mesorhizobium japonicum MAFF 303099, one region includes:
- a CDS encoding FAD binding domain-containing protein, which produces MALALQTFPTVKDANAALKAAGTRYLGGGTLVVRAANEGDVSVFALVRSTDPTLRGIAVADGKARIGASVTMAAIARHPELGALAKAARAVGGPAIRNMATIGGNLFAPAPYGDFAVALLALDATVGTEDGELPIEIFLARRDGSRSIVTSVSFTLPKADGFRFLKVSRVKPKGVSVLSIAAVLERAADGTVSSARIALGCMADRPVRAKAAEKALEGKKLDQNGIAAALAAATEGIAPITDPIASAWYRAEVLPVHLGRLLLT; this is translated from the coding sequence ATGGCGCTTGCCCTCCAGACTTTCCCGACCGTCAAGGATGCCAACGCGGCACTGAAGGCGGCCGGGACCCGCTATCTCGGCGGGGGCACACTCGTGGTCCGCGCGGCCAATGAAGGTGATGTTTCGGTCTTCGCCCTTGTCAGATCGACCGACCCGACGCTCAGGGGGATAGCGGTCGCCGACGGCAAGGCCCGCATCGGCGCATCGGTGACGATGGCGGCGATCGCCCGCCATCCGGAGCTTGGCGCGCTCGCCAAGGCCGCACGCGCCGTCGGCGGTCCGGCGATCCGCAACATGGCGACCATCGGCGGCAATCTGTTCGCGCCGGCGCCCTATGGCGACTTCGCCGTGGCCTTGCTGGCGCTCGACGCCACGGTCGGCACCGAGGATGGCGAATTGCCGATCGAGATCTTCCTGGCCAGGCGGGACGGCAGCCGCTCCATCGTCACGTCAGTCAGTTTCACACTGCCAAAGGCCGACGGCTTCCGTTTCCTGAAAGTGTCGCGGGTCAAGCCCAAAGGCGTTTCGGTGCTCAGCATCGCGGCCGTTCTGGAACGGGCTGCCGACGGCACCGTGTCCTCGGCACGGATCGCGCTTGGCTGCATGGCGGACCGGCCGGTGCGTGCCAAGGCGGCGGAAAAGGCGCTCGAGGGGAAGAAACTCGACCAGAATGGCATCGCGGCAGCACTGGCCGCTGCCACCGAGGGCATCGCGCCGATCACCGATCCGATCGCTAGCGCCTGGTACCGCGCTGAAGTCCTGCCGGTCCATCTCGGCCGGCTGCTGCTGACCTGA
- a CDS encoding (2Fe-2S)-binding protein, translating into MAKVPVQFILNGSEKAEFIDSGTTLLNALRDKIGDTSPKGGCHQGTCGACSVIIDGELRLSCLTLAETCDGAAITTTSGLAEGGVLHPLQRAFLDTFATQCGFCTPGMIMAAKVLLDQTPNPSRDEVVEALSGNICRCTGYEPIIQAVLTAARANSQNAA; encoded by the coding sequence ATGGCGAAGGTCCCGGTTCAATTCATACTCAACGGCTCCGAGAAAGCCGAATTCATCGACAGCGGCACGACGCTGCTCAACGCTTTGCGCGACAAGATCGGCGACACCTCGCCGAAAGGCGGCTGCCACCAGGGCACATGCGGCGCCTGTTCGGTCATCATCGACGGCGAACTCAGGCTCTCCTGCCTGACGCTGGCCGAAACCTGCGATGGCGCTGCCATCACCACGACATCCGGCCTTGCCGAAGGTGGCGTGCTGCATCCGCTGCAGCGCGCCTTCCTCGACACATTCGCCACGCAATGCGGCTTCTGCACGCCGGGCATGATCATGGCCGCCAAGGTGCTTCTCGACCAAACGCCCAATCCCAGCCGCGACGAGGTGGTGGAAGCGCTGTCGGGCAACATCTGCCGCTGCACCGGCTACGAGCCAATCATCCAGGCGGTGCTCACGGCGGCCCGCGCCAATTCGCAGAACGCAGCCTAG
- a CDS encoding xanthine dehydrogenase family protein molybdopterin-binding subunit: protein MELRKNYFADVRKDDLHEIGQPRPRSDSPGHVTGKTAFFADRSFPGMLHLKMVRSPHHHARIRSIDTSEAEKHPGVVKVLTAKDVPHNVYTILILIQIGPEDETVLADGKVRWKGEAVVAVLAETERAAQEAAAKVKIDYEVLPAVFDMEEALKPGAPLVNEYHGQNYYLYDSGECRKVRFGDVEAGFAGADHILEQSYQSSPIEHAPTETTGCVVAPEGNDRFTCYTNTQAMFFTLDNTSIILQMPGSKLHFVGGTVGGGFGGKVDVIVEPIAILGAKLTGRPVCFIYSREEEMQISSPRAAEKVVIKDGVMKDGRIVARKVTGYTDAGAYSRHSPYGAQKGAGHYPGPYTIPNVWIDTYCVYTNRTPSSAMRGFGVTIGDFALEVQMDKLARLIGMDPLEFRFINAYRDGDMKAHRQPTEGAALIECMQEASRAANWPVAEKYMAMSSYRKGA, encoded by the coding sequence ATGGAACTGCGCAAGAACTACTTCGCCGATGTCCGCAAGGACGATCTGCACGAGATCGGCCAGCCCCGGCCCCGTTCGGATTCACCCGGCCACGTCACCGGCAAGACCGCCTTTTTCGCCGACCGCAGCTTTCCCGGCATGCTGCACCTGAAGATGGTGCGCAGCCCGCACCACCACGCCCGCATCCGCTCGATCGACACCTCGGAGGCCGAAAAGCACCCTGGCGTGGTCAAGGTGCTGACCGCCAAGGACGTGCCGCACAATGTCTACACCATCCTGATCCTGATCCAGATCGGCCCGGAGGACGAGACGGTGCTGGCCGACGGCAAGGTGCGCTGGAAAGGCGAGGCCGTGGTGGCGGTGCTGGCCGAGACCGAGCGCGCCGCGCAAGAGGCCGCCGCCAAGGTCAAGATCGACTACGAAGTGCTGCCGGCCGTCTTCGACATGGAGGAAGCGCTGAAGCCCGGCGCGCCGCTGGTCAACGAATATCACGGCCAGAACTATTACCTTTATGACAGCGGCGAGTGCCGCAAGGTGCGTTTCGGCGATGTCGAGGCGGGCTTCGCCGGCGCCGATCACATACTGGAGCAGAGCTACCAATCCTCGCCGATCGAGCATGCGCCGACCGAGACCACCGGCTGCGTGGTGGCGCCCGAGGGCAATGACCGCTTCACCTGCTACACCAACACGCAGGCGATGTTCTTCACCCTCGACAACACCTCGATCATCCTGCAGATGCCGGGCTCGAAGCTGCATTTCGTCGGCGGCACCGTCGGCGGCGGTTTTGGCGGCAAGGTCGACGTCATCGTCGAGCCCATCGCCATTCTCGGCGCCAAGCTAACAGGACGACCGGTCTGTTTTATCTACAGCCGCGAGGAGGAGATGCAGATCTCCTCGCCTCGCGCCGCCGAGAAGGTCGTCATCAAGGACGGCGTCATGAAGGACGGCCGCATCGTCGCGCGAAAGGTCACCGGCTACACCGATGCCGGCGCCTATTCGCGCCACTCGCCCTATGGCGCGCAGAAGGGTGCCGGGCACTATCCCGGCCCTTACACCATTCCCAATGTCTGGATCGACACTTATTGCGTCTACACCAACCGCACGCCGTCCTCGGCCATGCGCGGCTTCGGCGTCACCATCGGCGACTTCGCACTGGAGGTGCAGATGGACAAGCTGGCGCGGTTGATCGGCATGGACCCGCTCGAATTCCGCTTCATCAACGCCTATCGCGACGGCGACATGAAGGCGCACCGCCAGCCGACCGAGGGGGCGGCACTCATCGAGTGCATGCAGGAAGCCTCGCGCGCCGCCAACTGGCCGGTGGCGGAGAAATATATGGCGATGTCCTCCTACAGGAAGGGAGCCTGA
- a CDS encoding xanthine dehydrogenase family protein molybdopterin-binding subunit, whose translation MAIRRGRGVAAINYPTGMNLGGDPTQALVHSTPTGNFMVTLSSVDLGQGMKQIMAQICAETIGVPTDRVVVDTADTDTGPHCMGTFASRGTHRAGNAVIQAAREARQVMLEVAAEELEVNASDLETDGQGNILVKGAPQKSISIFDVALSAHFKRGRSISGRGMFLIPRSYPEKETGAMKPSTCYAHACTVAEVEVDDETGEVTVLTVKNVFEIGRALNPKMVEQQLVGGSWMGISHALYETTEPYYPNRDHGGTDFNQYLMPGPGDLAQTEIIVLERPSADGPYGAKGPGEMCANPQIPAVANAVFDAVGVRIDTLPITPERILRALKAQAAN comes from the coding sequence ATGGCGATCCGGCGCGGACGCGGCGTTGCCGCCATCAACTATCCCACCGGCATGAATCTCGGCGGCGACCCGACCCAGGCGCTGGTGCATTCGACGCCGACCGGCAATTTCATGGTGACGCTGTCATCGGTCGATCTCGGCCAGGGCATGAAGCAGATCATGGCGCAGATCTGCGCCGAGACCATCGGCGTGCCCACCGACCGCGTCGTCGTCGACACCGCCGACACCGACACCGGTCCGCATTGCATGGGCACCTTCGCCTCGCGCGGCACCCACCGCGCCGGCAATGCCGTCATCCAGGCGGCCAGGGAAGCGCGCCAGGTGATGCTGGAAGTGGCGGCCGAGGAATTGGAAGTGAATGCTTCCGATCTCGAGACCGACGGCCAGGGCAACATTCTGGTCAAGGGCGCACCGCAAAAGTCGATCTCGATCTTCGATGTCGCGCTGTCCGCCCATTTCAAGCGCGGCCGCTCGATATCGGGCCGCGGCATGTTCCTGATCCCGCGCTCCTATCCGGAGAAGGAAACCGGCGCGATGAAGCCCTCGACCTGTTACGCCCACGCCTGCACCGTGGCCGAGGTCGAGGTCGACGACGAGACCGGTGAGGTCACGGTTTTAACGGTCAAGAACGTCTTCGAGATCGGCCGCGCGCTGAATCCGAAAATGGTCGAGCAACAGCTGGTCGGCGGTTCTTGGATGGGCATCAGCCACGCGCTCTACGAAACCACCGAGCCCTATTATCCCAACCGCGACCATGGCGGCACCGACTTCAACCAGTATCTTATGCCGGGGCCTGGCGATCTCGCGCAGACCGAGATCATCGTCCTGGAACGACCCTCGGCCGATGGGCCTTACGGCGCCAAGGGACCGGGCGAAATGTGCGCCAACCCGCAGATCCCGGCGGTCGCCAACGCCGTCTTCGACGCCGTCGGCGTGCGCATCGACACGCTGCCGATCACGCCGGAGCGCATCCTGCGCGCGCTCAAGGCGCAAGCGGCGAACTGA
- a CDS encoding AAA family ATPase: MPEVNAETVATSAEAVAQHLAASRYLADDSLATAIFLAIRLGKPLLLEGAPGVGKTEAAKAIAELLGRDLVRLQCYEGIDAAHALYEWNYQRQLLAIRHAGEHEIDIYDDRFLIARPLLQVLKAPQQRVLLVDEIDRSDHEFEALLLEFLSDFQISIPERGTIRAAAQPIVILTSNRTRELAEALRRRCVYHWIGYPDAEREAAIIMLRAGDVAEATARAVAAAVQTIRARPLAKPPGIAEAVEWANAATILEKGGSPWPEAFRRAIGVLIKDEEDLSYIAPELGRIVEEALV, from the coding sequence ATGCCCGAGGTTAACGCCGAGACTGTCGCGACCTCGGCGGAGGCGGTGGCGCAGCACCTTGCCGCCTCGCGCTATCTGGCCGACGACAGCCTGGCCACCGCCATCTTCCTTGCGATACGCCTGGGCAAGCCGCTGCTGCTCGAAGGCGCGCCAGGCGTCGGCAAGACCGAAGCGGCCAAGGCGATCGCCGAGCTGCTCGGCCGCGATCTGGTGCGGCTGCAATGCTATGAAGGCATCGATGCCGCGCATGCGCTGTACGAATGGAACTACCAGCGCCAGCTGCTCGCCATCCGTCATGCCGGCGAGCATGAGATCGACATCTATGACGACCGTTTTTTGATCGCTCGCCCGCTCCTGCAGGTGCTGAAGGCGCCGCAGCAGCGCGTGCTGCTGGTCGATGAGATCGACCGATCCGATCACGAGTTCGAAGCGCTGCTCTTGGAATTCCTCTCCGATTTCCAGATCAGCATTCCCGAGCGCGGCACCATCCGCGCCGCCGCCCAGCCGATCGTCATCCTGACCTCGAACCGCACCCGCGAACTCGCCGAAGCGCTGCGCCGGCGCTGCGTCTACCACTGGATCGGCTACCCCGATGCCGAGCGCGAGGCCGCCATCATCATGCTGCGCGCCGGCGATGTCGCCGAGGCCACCGCACGCGCCGTGGCGGCAGCCGTGCAGACCATCCGTGCCCGGCCGCTGGCCAAGCCGCCCGGCATCGCCGAGGCGGTCGAGTGGGCCAATGCCGCGACCATCCTCGAAAAAGGCGGCAGCCCCTGGCCGGAAGCCTTCCGCCGCGCCATCGGCGTATTGATCAAGGACGAGGAGGACCTGTCCTACATCGCGCCTGAGCTCGGCCGGATTGTCGAGGAGGCGCTGGTGTGA
- a CDS encoding vWA domain-containing protein, giving the protein MMRGESLPRAAAPFFGFARLLRHHAFPIAPEQVTGFMKAVTLLGPRSMNDIREAALATLAPPPDRHGEFDAHFRAYFYNGTKPSIEGEKDDETRIKDDRGTREEEDQTVRKEEGGELSSALEQLSTRDFQRDDDRLAAFRRKLSSALPARRSFRTVRTPSRGKLDLRRSLREIVSADGDVPSPLLRRRQTVPRKLLLLIDVSGSMKLHTADYLKLAHAAVQGADRAEIFTFGTRLTRITSALRIRDRNQALARAAAQVDDWDGGTRMGPTLLAFLSVPRFSSFARGAAVVILSDALERGDHAELETAMRRLSARAFRLSLATPLAGDPRFRPATAALRAILPDLDDLIDGSSLTSLTDFILSLARPAPTASTIWKRVS; this is encoded by the coding sequence ATGATGCGTGGGGAAAGCTTGCCCCGAGCCGCCGCGCCGTTCTTCGGCTTCGCGAGGCTGCTTCGCCATCACGCCTTCCCCATCGCCCCCGAGCAGGTCACCGGCTTCATGAAAGCCGTGACGCTTCTGGGCCCCCGCTCGATGAACGACATCCGCGAGGCGGCGCTTGCGACGCTAGCGCCCCCGCCCGACCGCCACGGCGAATTCGACGCGCATTTCCGCGCCTATTTCTACAACGGCACCAAGCCTTCGATCGAAGGCGAAAAGGACGACGAAACCCGCATCAAGGACGATCGCGGCACGCGCGAGGAAGAAGATCAGACTGTCCGCAAGGAGGAAGGTGGCGAGCTATCCTCCGCACTGGAACAGTTGAGCACACGCGACTTCCAGCGCGACGACGACAGGCTGGCCGCCTTTCGCCGAAAACTGTCCTCCGCTCTCCCCGCCCGCCGCTCTTTCCGCACCGTGCGCACCCCTTCGCGTGGCAAGCTCGACCTGCGCCGCTCGCTCAGGGAAATCGTCAGCGCCGACGGTGACGTGCCCTCGCCGCTGCTGCGCCGCCGCCAGACCGTGCCGCGCAAGCTGCTGCTCTTGATCGACGTCTCCGGCTCGATGAAGCTGCACACGGCGGACTATCTCAAGCTGGCGCATGCCGCCGTGCAAGGTGCTGACCGCGCCGAGATCTTTACCTTCGGCACGCGGCTCACCCGCATCACCTCGGCGCTGCGCATCCGCGACCGCAACCAGGCGCTGGCCCGCGCGGCGGCGCAGGTCGATGACTGGGACGGCGGCACGCGCATGGGGCCGACACTGCTTGCCTTCCTCTCCGTTCCGCGCTTCTCGTCCTTCGCGCGTGGAGCAGCGGTCGTCATCCTGTCCGACGCGCTGGAGCGCGGCGACCATGCCGAACTGGAGACAGCGATGCGCAGGCTGAGCGCCCGCGCCTTCCGGCTGTCGCTGGCCACGCCCTTGGCCGGCGACCCGCGCTTCCGGCCGGCAACGGCGGCGCTGCGCGCCATCCTGCCTGACCTCGACGACCTCATCGACGGCTCGTCGCTGACCAGCCTGACCGATTTCATCCTGTCGCTCGCCCGCCCTGCCCCCACGGCTTCGACAATCTGGAAAAGGGTATCGTGA
- a CDS encoding amidohydrolase family protein, whose translation MQKAIDAHFHIWRQKDQPWLVGPMVPRIFGPYEPIRRDYPIGEFLQDQKGSGVEKAVYVQTNWAKEDFEKEVAFLQQTADETGWPHAIVGYADMTVDDVRPQIDRLMKYRLLRGVRMQLHWHETPAFRFAASADQVIDPKVRANVARLKDYGLSFDLQLFPAQMKDGVTLVGENPETNFILTHAGMLTGMEPEVTETWKAGLRTLSAAPNFYAKLSGLGTFVHRNDPALIAYIVDNAIDILGADHLMFGSNFPIEKLWTSHAELIKAHRDAVARHGAAAEADIFWNTAEKVYRPV comes from the coding sequence ATGCAGAAAGCCATCGACGCGCATTTCCACATCTGGCGGCAGAAGGACCAGCCTTGGCTGGTGGGGCCAATGGTGCCGCGCATCTTCGGCCCCTACGAGCCGATCCGCCGCGACTATCCGATCGGCGAATTCCTCCAAGACCAGAAGGGATCAGGTGTCGAGAAAGCCGTCTATGTCCAGACCAACTGGGCGAAGGAGGATTTCGAGAAGGAAGTCGCCTTCCTGCAGCAGACCGCTGACGAGACCGGCTGGCCGCACGCCATCGTCGGCTATGCCGACATGACGGTCGACGATGTCAGGCCGCAGATCGACCGGCTGATGAAATACAGGCTGCTGCGCGGGGTGCGCATGCAGTTGCACTGGCACGAGACGCCGGCCTTCCGCTTCGCCGCCTCGGCGGATCAGGTCATCGACCCCAAGGTGCGGGCCAACGTCGCGCGATTGAAGGATTACGGCCTGTCCTTCGACCTGCAGCTCTTTCCCGCCCAGATGAAGGACGGAGTGACACTGGTCGGCGAGAACCCTGAGACCAACTTCATCCTCACCCATGCCGGCATGCTGACCGGCATGGAGCCGGAAGTCACCGAGACCTGGAAGGCTGGCCTGCGCACGCTGTCGGCGGCGCCGAATTTCTACGCCAAGCTCTCCGGTCTCGGCACCTTCGTCCACCGCAACGACCCGGCGCTGATCGCCTATATCGTCGACAACGCCATCGACATCCTGGGCGCGGATCATCTGATGTTCGGTTCGAACTTCCCGATCGAGAAGCTCTGGACCAGCCACGCCGAACTGATCAAGGCACACCGCGATGCGGTGGCGAGGCACGGCGCGGCGGCCGAGGCTGACATTTTCTGGAATACGGCCGAAAAGGTTTATCGGCCGGTTTAG
- a CDS encoding IS110 family transposase, which produces MNTTLCGIDISKDWLDAHIEPMGAANRFANDAAGIADLAAWCQNHDVELVIMEASGGYERLAFLLLWEMGQPCGMANARSVRYFAEAMGFLEKTDRIDAAVIARYGAVKRLKPTPPPSAAQQRLKALVARLSQVGGDLTIQKQRKSTADAETIASLDEVIALLARQSRRLEGEIATLIDDDPLWACLDRAFRSLKGVASRTVARLMAQLPEIGILSNKAIAKLAGLAPIANDSGKRSGRRPVRGGRAGPRGVLFLVASIVAKYDPHLAAFKQRLQTAGKEKMVIRIALARKLLVILNAKARDARNEFANAT; this is translated from the coding sequence GTGAACACGACCCTCTGTGGAATAGATATTTCGAAAGACTGGCTCGACGCCCATATCGAGCCGATGGGAGCGGCAAACCGCTTCGCCAACGATGCGGCAGGCATCGCCGATCTGGCCGCCTGGTGTCAGAACCATGATGTCGAACTCGTCATCATGGAGGCCAGTGGCGGCTACGAACGGCTGGCCTTCCTGCTCTTGTGGGAGATGGGCCAACCCTGCGGCATGGCCAACGCGAGGAGCGTTCGCTACTTCGCCGAGGCAATGGGTTTCCTGGAGAAGACCGACAGAATCGATGCCGCCGTGATTGCCCGTTATGGTGCCGTCAAGCGGCTCAAGCCGACGCCGCCGCCGAGCGCGGCCCAGCAGCGGCTCAAGGCGCTGGTTGCGCGGCTTTCCCAGGTGGGAGGAGATCTCACCATTCAAAAGCAGCGCAAGAGCACCGCCGACGCCGAAACTATCGCCAGCCTCGATGAAGTGATCGCGCTGCTTGCGCGCCAGAGCCGCAGGCTCGAAGGTGAGATCGCCACGCTCATCGATGACGATCCGCTGTGGGCATGCCTCGACCGAGCCTTCCGCTCGCTCAAGGGTGTTGCCTCTCGCACCGTGGCGCGGCTGATGGCGCAGTTGCCGGAGATCGGCATCCTCTCCAACAAGGCCATCGCCAAGTTGGCCGGCCTGGCGCCGATCGCCAATGACAGTGGCAAGCGCAGCGGTCGAAGACCAGTGCGCGGCGGTCGGGCAGGGCCGCGCGGCGTCCTCTTTCTCGTTGCCAGCATCGTTGCCAAATATGATCCGCATCTGGCAGCTTTCAAGCAACGGTTGCAGACTGCCGGAAAGGAGAAAATGGTCATCCGCATTGCGCTCGCCCGCAAGCTGCTCGTCATTCTCAATGCAAAAGCACGCGACGCGCGTAACGAATTCGCAAATGCAACTTGA
- a CDS encoding ABC transporter substrate-binding protein, translating to MKHISRILAAAAVSLAAALPAYAETTLTVHYPMPGFFKNVMDTISKKFMEENPDIKIQFASPSATYEEGVQTILRQAGTDEMPDITFIGLNRLRMLNERDVAVDLGPLVKKEGNMAELGFSDTILKLAQVNGKQVGLAFATSNPIMYYNADLVKAAGGDPDNPPKTWDEVIALGGKIKALGNGVDGIDFRWQGDDWMFSALLFGAGGKMLNEDESKVAFNGPEGEKAVEILERMVKEGGMPVFTKPAGEQAFAAGKVGFEFQTTGALVNTIKNVGDKFTLRTAKIPLIDPVNGHLPTGGNAVVILTKDAAKQEAAWKFAKFAAGPYGASVVVPGTGYVPNNELAAKSSDYLGDFYKKNPLFQAGLSQMPRMVPWYAFPGTNGVKVTQTIVDNLSRIVDQSASPKDALNDAAGDVEGMLPTQ from the coding sequence ATGAAGCATATTTCCAGGATTTTGGCCGCGGCGGCGGTGTCGCTGGCGGCAGCCCTTCCGGCTTATGCCGAGACGACGCTGACGGTTCACTACCCGATGCCCGGCTTCTTCAAGAACGTGATGGACACGATCTCGAAGAAGTTCATGGAGGAGAATCCCGACATCAAGATCCAGTTCGCCAGCCCGTCGGCGACCTATGAAGAAGGCGTCCAGACCATTCTTCGCCAGGCCGGCACCGACGAGATGCCCGACATCACCTTCATCGGCCTCAACCGCCTGCGCATGCTCAACGAGCGCGACGTCGCCGTCGATCTCGGCCCGCTGGTCAAGAAGGAAGGCAACATGGCGGAGCTCGGCTTCTCCGACACGATCCTGAAGCTGGCGCAGGTCAACGGCAAGCAGGTGGGCCTCGCCTTCGCCACCTCCAACCCGATCATGTATTACAATGCCGATCTGGTGAAGGCGGCCGGCGGCGATCCGGACAATCCGCCCAAGACCTGGGATGAGGTCATCGCGCTCGGCGGCAAGATCAAGGCGCTCGGCAATGGCGTCGACGGCATCGACTTCCGCTGGCAGGGCGATGACTGGATGTTCTCGGCGCTGCTGTTCGGCGCCGGCGGCAAGATGCTGAACGAGGACGAAAGCAAGGTCGCCTTCAACGGGCCGGAAGGCGAGAAGGCGGTGGAGATCCTCGAGCGGATGGTGAAGGAGGGCGGCATGCCGGTCTTCACCAAGCCGGCGGGCGAGCAGGCCTTCGCGGCCGGCAAGGTCGGCTTCGAATTCCAGACCACCGGTGCGCTGGTCAACACGATCAAGAATGTCGGCGACAAGTTCACGCTGCGCACCGCCAAGATCCCGCTGATCGATCCCGTGAACGGCCATCTGCCGACCGGCGGCAATGCCGTGGTCATCCTGACCAAGGACGCGGCCAAGCAGGAGGCAGCCTGGAAGTTCGCGAAATTCGCCGCCGGCCCCTATGGCGCGTCCGTCGTCGTGCCCGGCACAGGCTATGTCCCCAACAACGAGCTGGCGGCGAAATCATCAGACTATCTCGGCGATTTCTACAAGAAGAACCCGCTGTTCCAGGCCGGGCTTAGCCAGATGCCGCGGATGGTTCCGTGGTATGCTTTCCCGGGCACCAACGGGGTCAAGGTGACGCAGACGATCGTCGACAATCTGTCGCGCATCGTCGACCAGTCGGCCTCGCCCAAGGACGCGCTCAATGACGCGGCCGGCGACGTCGAAGGCATGCTGCCGACGCAGTAG
- a CDS encoding carbohydrate ABC transporter permease, whose product MMGIPAGRIIRFALLSLGALMVLAPYIFMISTAGKTQSDIFTSSLALIPQHFYFAENFAKAFAKVPMAALLWNGVLVCGLIFFFQVVVAIPCAYAMAKLKFRAARLMMVLVMLGLLVPIHATALPLYVAFDRMSLLNSYTSLVAPFTISVFAIFMFLQFFRAMPDDLLHAARLDGMSELGIVARVIVPNAWPAVTAFAIFSVVAHWNDLYWPLIVVSKQAYATPPLGLMYFRAAEAGDDYGALMAATLIITLPLVAAFLLAQKRFVEGITMTGLKG is encoded by the coding sequence ATGATGGGCATTCCGGCCGGCCGCATCATCCGTTTCGCGCTGCTTTCGCTCGGCGCGCTGATGGTCCTTGCGCCCTACATCTTCATGATCTCGACGGCGGGCAAGACGCAGAGCGACATCTTCACCTCGTCGCTGGCGCTCATCCCGCAGCATTTCTACTTCGCCGAGAATTTCGCCAAGGCGTTTGCCAAGGTGCCGATGGCGGCACTGCTGTGGAACGGCGTTCTCGTCTGCGGCCTGATCTTCTTCTTCCAGGTCGTGGTGGCGATCCCTTGCGCCTATGCGATGGCCAAGCTGAAGTTCCGCGCCGCGCGGTTGATGATGGTGCTGGTCATGCTCGGCCTGCTGGTGCCGATCCATGCGACGGCGCTGCCGCTCTACGTCGCCTTCGACAGAATGTCGCTCTTGAACAGCTACACCTCGCTGGTCGCGCCCTTCACCATATCGGTGTTCGCGATCTTCATGTTCCTGCAGTTCTTCCGCGCCATGCCCGACGACCTGCTGCACGCGGCGCGGCTCGACGGCATGTCCGAACTCGGCATCGTCGCGCGCGTCATCGTCCCCAATGCCTGGCCGGCGGTCACCGCCTTTGCGATCTTTTCCGTCGTCGCGCACTGGAACGATCTCTACTGGCCGCTGATCGTCGTCAGCAAGCAGGCCTACGCCACGCCGCCGCTCGGCCTGATGTATTTCCGCGCCGCCGAGGCCGGCGACGACTACGGCGCGCTGATGGCCGCCACGCTGATCATCACCCTTCCTCTCGTCGCCGCCTTCCTGCTCGCGCAGAAGCGCTTCGTCGAGGGCATCACCATGACCGGTCTCAAAGGCTGA
- a CDS encoding carbohydrate ABC transporter permease, translated as MSSVALAGNVASAAARRARSEDRTAWLLAAPAIVLLLLFVLLPVAAVIFLGFTDFELGYGKFRFVGFENYAHLLNDRTFRRSLWNTSVYTAIVAPVSIVLGLGVALLIEGEGRARGFFRTVYFLPVASLIVAMATVWQYIFHPTIGPLNALLSLAGIPGPNWLGASNTVLYSLSIIGIWQSVGFNMVLFLAGLTAIPRELYAAAHVDGAKSALDRFFLVTWPMLGPTTLFVVTISITNAVKVFETVKMLTDGGPNKASEVLLFTIYQEGFVYLRVGYASAMTVVFLAILVVLMLVQYRVIDRRVHYT; from the coding sequence ATGTCTAGCGTCGCGCTGGCGGGCAATGTCGCGAGCGCCGCGGCACGGCGTGCGCGCAGCGAAGACCGGACCGCCTGGCTGCTGGCGGCGCCGGCCATCGTGCTGTTGCTGCTGTTCGTGCTGTTGCCGGTGGCCGCCGTCATCTTTCTCGGCTTCACCGATTTCGAGCTCGGCTACGGCAAGTTCCGCTTCGTCGGCTTCGAGAACTACGCGCATCTTCTAAACGACCGCACCTTCCGCCGGTCGCTGTGGAACACCTCGGTCTATACGGCGATCGTTGCGCCGGTCTCGATCGTGCTTGGCCTGGGGGTTGCGCTGCTGATCGAAGGCGAGGGGCGGGCGCGCGGCTTTTTCCGCACCGTCTATTTCCTGCCCGTCGCCTCGCTGATCGTCGCCATGGCGACGGTCTGGCAATACATCTTCCATCCGACGATCGGGCCGCTCAACGCTTTGCTTTCGCTTGCCGGCATTCCCGGCCCGAACTGGCTCGGCGCGTCGAACACCGTGCTCTACAGCCTGTCGATCATCGGCATCTGGCAGTCGGTCGGCTTCAACATGGTGCTGTTCCTGGCGGGGCTGACGGCGATCCCGCGCGAGCTCTATGCCGCCGCCCATGTCGACGGCGCCAAATCGGCGCTCGACCGGTTTTTCCTGGTCACCTGGCCGATGCTCGGGCCGACGACGCTGTTCGTCGTCACCATCAGCATCACCAATGCAGTGAAGGTTTTCGAGACGGTGAAGATGCTGACCGATGGCGGCCCCAACAAGGCCTCCGAAGTGCTGCTTTTCACCATCTACCAGGAGGGGTTCGTCTATCTGCGCGTCGGCTACGCCTCGGCGATGACGGTCGTCTTCCTGGCGATCCTGGTCGTGCTGATGCTTGTGCAATACCGCGTGATCGACCGGCGGGTGCACTACACATGA